Below is a window of Christensenella minuta DNA.
GAAGGACTTGATACGCGGCCGACACTTGACCGGGTCAGGGAAGCTATGTTCGGACGGATCCAGTTTGAAATCAGGGGAAAATGCGTGCTGGACCTATTTGCGGGCAGCGGCGCGCTTGGCCTTGAAGCCCTTTCGCGCGGAGCGCGGGAGGCGGTGTTTGTCGATTGCAACGATGGCGCGGAGCGGGCGATCCAGCATAATATTTCTGCGGCGGCAATGGAAGACCGTGCGGTATTTATTAAAAATGAGTACGGGAACGCTATGAAACTATTTCAAAATAAAAAGAAGTTTGATATAGTATTTATAGACCCGCCGTATACCAGCGGTTTTTACAAACCGGCAATGGAGGGCCTTGTGGAATACGGTTTGCTCTCCAACGGTGCGATCATTGTGGCGGAAAGCAACGCTCCGCTGGAAATTGAATTTGCGGGATATATGGTGGAAAAACAAAAAAAATACGGAAAAACATTTTTAAATTTTTTCCGGTGGAAAGAGGGATAAATGAAAGCTTGCATATATCCGGGCAGCTTCGATCCGATTACCAAAGGCCATATGGATATTATCGGCCGTGCGCGTAATCTTTTTCCGAAAGTATTTGTGGGAGTATTGAATAATCCGGCGAAGAGGAATCTCTTTTCGGTGGATAAGAGGATAGAGATGATACGGCGCGCAGCCGCCGGGATGGATGGCGTTGAAGTAGTGGCTTTTGACGGACTGCTTGTGGAATTGATGAAAAAACTCGACTGCCGCATCATTATTCGCGGCCTTCGGACGGGGACCGACCTTGAGCTGGAACAGCAGCTTTCCGTTATCAATGGGAAATTGCTTCCAGGCGCGGAGACAGTTGCGCTTCTTTCCAAACCGGAAACCTATTTTATCAGTTCGAGCGCAGTGCGGGAATTAATTGAGTTTCGTGCAGACATATCCGATTATGTTCCGAAAGAAGTGGCTGATATGATAAACGGAGGGAATGCAAAATGAAAGTCTTTGATTTGCTGGATGAGATCATTGAAGAAGTAGACAATAGCCGAAAATCCCTGTTTGGAAATAAAAAGACCATCGACGTAGAATTTGTTCTGGAAATACTGGAAGAGATCAAGGCGGCGTTGCCTGAAGAAATCGTCTATGCGCAGGAGGTTTTGGATCATAAGCGTGAGATCATTGATTCGGCGCAGGGCAAGGCAAAGAACATATTGGACGGAGTCGACAACAGGCTGTCCGAATTGGTAGAGGAGCACAAGGTGACGCAGCTTGCCTATGAAAAAGCCAACCGAGTCATCGACGCGGCGCAGAAGCAGGCATATGAGATCCGTGTGAATGCAAACGATTATGCGGTGAATGTCCTTGAAGACCTGTCTTCCTATATGAAGGAGTATATGGATATTATAAAAGAAAACCAGTCCAACTTTATCAACAAAAAGAACAAAGACCAGGCTGAATTTGAATAAAAGGTTTAAAGAAAAATCTTTATGCTATTGGATAATGATATAAAGATTTTTTTTGTAGGAGAAATATATGGCCAGAATAAAAAAAATGGGGCTTGCACTCGGGGGTGGTTCCGCTCGTGGATTTGCACATATTGGCGTGCTTCGGGTCCTGATTGAAAATAAAATTCCAATCCATTCGATTGCCGGCTGCAGTATGGGTTCGCTGATCGGAGGAATCTATGCTTCGGAAGCCAATCTTGAGACACTGGAAAATCTTGCGGTGGTATTTGATTTTAAAAAATATTTTGACCTGACCCTGTCTTCCAAGGGGTACGTGAAAGGCAGCAGGGTTCAGGAGCTTATCAAGCTGATGACGAAAAACATTATGATCGAGAAATCAAAAATCCCGTTCTGCTGTATTGCGACGTGCCTGCGTAATGCCACCCTGAAAAGATTCACGGAAGGGCCGGTCCATGAAGCCGTCCGTGCGAGTATTTCTATCCCGGGGATG
It encodes the following:
- the rsmD gene encoding 16S rRNA (guanine(966)-N(2))-methyltransferase RsmD — its product is MRIIAGERRGLKLMTQEGLDTRPTLDRVREAMFGRIQFEIRGKCVLDLFAGSGALGLEALSRGAREAVFVDCNDGAERAIQHNISAAAMEDRAVFIKNEYGNAMKLFQNKKKFDIVFIDPPYTSGFYKPAMEGLVEYGLLSNGAIIVAESNAPLEIEFAGYMVEKQKKYGKTFLNFFRWKEG
- the coaD gene encoding pantetheine-phosphate adenylyltransferase, which gives rise to MKACIYPGSFDPITKGHMDIIGRARNLFPKVFVGVLNNPAKRNLFSVDKRIEMIRRAAAGMDGVEVVAFDGLLVELMKKLDCRIIIRGLRTGTDLELEQQLSVINGKLLPGAETVALLSKPETYFISSSAVRELIEFRADISDYVPKEVADMINGGNAK
- a CDS encoding patatin-like phospholipase family protein, whose translation is MARIKKMGLALGGGSARGFAHIGVLRVLIENKIPIHSIAGCSMGSLIGGIYASEANLETLENLAVVFDFKKYFDLTLSSKGYVKGSRVQELIKLMTKNIMIEKSKIPFCCIATCLRNATLKRFTEGPVHEAVRASISIPGMFTPHVIDGVSYVDGGVIDRTAIGAAWAMEPDVVVAVDVGYRGEEITPPKSMIGLAQASFSVADWYLAQTNLPKASLCIFPDVSGIDGSQYKDIQNIITRGEEAARIVLPELKELVGLK